Proteins from a single region of Carassius carassius chromosome 37, fCarCar2.1, whole genome shotgun sequence:
- the rnd1b gene encoding rho family GTPase 1b: protein MKERRNAQPLVVRCKLVLVGDVQCGKTAMLQVLAKDCYPETYVPTVFENYTACLELDDQRVELSLWDTSGSPYYDNVRPLCYSDSDAVLLCFDISRPDIFDSGLKKWRAEILDFCPSTRILLVGCKTDLRTDVCTLMELSNQKQTPITHEQGSAMAKQLGAEAYLECSAFTSEKSIHSVFRTAALACTNKLQLLAKPSPTRRLSKRLLHLPSKSELLSSTFKKEKAKSCSVM from the exons ATGAAAGAGAGAAGAAACGCACAGCCACTGGTGGTCAGATGTAAACTGGTGCTGGTTGGGGATGTTCAATGCGGGAAAACTGCGATGTTACAGGTTTTGGCAAAGGATTGTTATCCAGAG ACGTATGTTCCCACAGTATTTGAGAACTACACAGCCTGTCTGGAGCTCGATGACCAGCGTGTTGAATTGAGTTTATGGGACACATCAG GATCTCCATACTATGATAATGTGAGACCCCTCTGCTACAGTGACTCTGATGCAGTGCTCCTTTGTTTTGACATCAGTCGCCCAGATATCTTTGACAGTGGACTTAAGAAG TGGAGGGCTGAGATCCTCGACTTTTGCCCCAGTACTCGTATTCTCCTTGTTGGCTGCAAGACGGACCTTCGGACAGATGTCTGCACACTGATGGAGCTGTCCAATCAGAAacaaacacccattactcatgaGCAG GGCTCTGCCATGGCCAAACAGTTGGGAGCTGAGGCTTATCTGGAGTGTTCAGCCTTCACCTCTGAGAAGAGCATCCACAGCGTGTTCCGCACAGCTGCGCTGGCTTGCACAAACAAGCTACAGCTGCTCGCCAAACCCAGTCCGACCCGCCGGCTGTCCAAACGCCTGCTTCACCTGCCCAGCAAGTCCGAGCTCCTCTCCTCCACCTTCAAGAAGGAGAAGGCCAAGAGCTGCTCCGTAATGTGA